The genome window acacaatacacttcattgtattaaaacatatacaattccatggcaatcaattgtgcaaataaacaactaatcaatacatgaacgtgcaataaatgcgaaatagaaatcttggaaattcgagttgtcacacatcaAAATGTAACGCGTGACTTGGTGTTGCTCGAAAACCAGATACCTTTCTTTTTTCTTGATGAAATATTTCAATGCACTATATTGAAATTTGATCCTAATGCCTCTCTCACGTCACTTATCTACCGAGTCCTAACTTTCATCAACCCATTTGAAGCATTTATAGATATATCCAACATTTCCAGTAACACTCACCATATTCTTAGCCTTCTACATGAATGCTACACGCCTCCAGATTATATTACATCACATCCCTCTAGCTCAATGACCCCTTCGGCTGTAGATCTAGACAGGGCAGGGGTGAACTTCAAACCTAACCAATGTCCAACATGGCTTATGGGGATGGAAGTAAAGTTATCTGCATTTATATGTTTTTTGGGTCTTGGCATAAGCCTACTATTAGAATGTCAGTACTGGTTGTCGGTGATTTCACTGAGTCGGTTCTAAGGAATCTCATTGCATACGAACAATCAGGTCAAACTCGTAATTATGTTACATCCTATGCCTATGCCATGTACATGCTAGTGAATAATCAAGAAGATGTTGCAAAGTTGGTAGACTCGGGAGTCCTTGTCAATTATATGGGCTCAAATGAAGAAGCTGCTAATATGATCAATGGCATATGTAAAGAAGTTGCATGGGTGGATTTCTTTTATGTAAAACAATGGAAAACAATAAATATGTACTGCAATGGTTACTGGCCAAAACATATAACAAGAATGAGGAGTATTTATTTTAGTAGTCCATGGAATATGATTGCTCTACTTGCCGGAATCATCTTATTTGCTCTAACTGTGGTTCAGACCATCTTTACCATTAAGTCTGCTGGATACAAGTAATTTTTTTTACTACAAGTGTTATCTTATTTTGTTGTTCATCATTAGACTAGACTAACCCAAGTGTTATATTCTTTTGTTGAAATTGGAATGAAAATTAATTTCATTAAAAATGTGTTCAATTGATTAGAGATGATATTGGAATTGAAGTTAATTTCTTCAAGTTCCATCAATCAAAGGTAAGACTCCTTCAATTCAGATGAAAATTATAAATTCCAAATGAATTCAAGATCTAATTTAATAAATGTAGTATTTGGGTTcttgtttaatttgttttttaaaaacAGGTTAACCAGTCAATCCGTTAACAACCCGACTAACCTATTTAATACAGCACACCAACTCATTTAACACGTTTAAAACTTGTTACAACCTACTCACCACCCCCAACCTCTTTGACTCGTTTTAGATAAATGAGTAAAACAAGTCTTGTTCAGGTTACACGATCAAGGTCAGGGTTTACGTCTTTGACACACATATATACATGGTCTTGTTTTGGTTCAACACGCCAACAAGAAACCCATTAAACCACCAATCAACATGATGCATACCAGTAACccgtttatttttatttttgttgttgCATTATATTGTTTTACATGTGTGTGTCTATTCATAAACCACTGAATTCAGTCATTTAACCAGGCCAAAAACTCACAATCAGAGTATCAGACCCTCTAAGATTTTAAACCTTGGATTCGTTTTTTGTTAATATTATTTTAGCTATAACTTTACATAGTCCAAGTGATAATAGTTTACTAACATTTTTAGCTTCGTTACTTTGATACAATAAAGGCTTATCAGTAGCGTGGTGCGATGTGTATTTAAGGTAATTGATGTCTATTTGTCTGTAAGCCGGCAATTTTTACCTAGTTTCTTAGGCCTTGGGGTGTACCCTAATATCTGGGGCATTAAGGGTGACATGACATGTTAACCAGCGTTGCAGACCACTCCCTTCTTGTGTTAAGGGGCATTACAGAGgttatttgttaacatgttaacaacaCGTTAAGAGATtgaattatttttttaaacaaaaaaccaCTAAAAATAGGGTTAAGTGAAGTTAACAAGATTAAATCATTTCCTTGGGGTGAGGTGGAGCGAAATGAGGAAAAGTGGGTGATATAACACCTAAGTGGAATTGAGGAGGGTtaagttgtattttttttaatctaaaaacgGTCAAATATTTCTTTTAGCTGAATAAGAGACTGTATTTTGAAACCAGCTTGAGCCTTGTCAAACCCAACCCGAACGGGTTAAATCTCGGTTTCAGGAATGTCTAACCCGATCCTTTCCCCCTAAAAAACTGGGCCATCCCGACCCAGTTTTGCCAGAGCTTGTTTTTTACTTTTGTTGACCCAACCCGGCCCGATTTCAACTCGAACTAGTTTGGGCCCATAGCCCGATTTGTGAACATCTGCCCTCTACTATCTTTTCTGGATAGAATTTTGTCTTGTATTGTTGGGTCTGGGCCTTGCATGTTTGTTGACAAGTGACAACACTAGAATTTTGTTAGCTATTTTTGGGCTTTGTATTGCTCCTAAGGGCCAATTTTGTACATAGTAATATGCCGGCCCAAAGGTAATGTTCAGCTTTGGTGTTTTCTTCTTTTGGGTAGTTGCACAAAGTTTATTTTGTATTCTTTTATCTCTTTCATTAATAAAGTTGTTGGGCTTTCGTCGTCAtggatataatataatataatataaaaaattGGTAATTCTACTTTACCCTTAGATAATCATTTTTTGCACATGTTATGATTAACAATATCACAACACAAATCCAAACCGCTTTGTTACATGTTATGATTAACAATATCACAACACAAATCCAAACCGCTTTGTTAGCTACAATTTAAAGGAATTATACTATTTTGCTAACTCGtcaaactggtaaaactaaaGAATATCAGTTAGAAAATGCATTGATTCCCAACTCGtcaaactggtaaaactaaaAAATGTTAGTTAGAAAATGCATTGATTCCCTTCTAGCGTAGGTTTCGAGTTCAAATCCAGTTTCACGCCTTAACTCCTTAGAGGCCACCTACAAGTTTAATTTGCACCATAAGTGGTCTTTGTATTGGTGAGACCACGTGAGTTTTTCCGAATGCGTTAggttaacaaaaaaaaactacTAGACAATTCTAGTTTTTTTAAAAGCTTGATCGTTATTTTaattatagttttcattttcatatttatatataatatagtagggggggggggttagtgcaCGGACCTCCCGGCCGCCGGAGTATTTCAACTCACGCAAGCTAGCTTAGCCCCATAGCTGCCTGGCGGTGATTATCCCACCCGGAATTCAATACTTGGGGTTGCCAAGTCTCGAACCCGGGGCTCTACTGAAAGAAGGGATGAGGCTGGCCAACTGGGACACCCCAgttggtttttatatataatatagtaACTAATTCAAAACAGATAAATAAGTGCTGGTACGTCAACCGATTTGTTATGACATCCCTAAAAATTCatccgttttgacccgaacccgttcttATGGCCTCGTTCAGGCCGGTATCTACGGTTGCAAGAGTATATTTACTTTTTGAAAAATTGGATCATCATTTGAATAAAAGCTTATGGTGTATGACATGAGGTACTACTAATGCAATCTATTTCTTGAATAAGCTGATATCATAACACCATTTATAAGAACCCCCTTTGCCAAAATCAGCAATGAAagtaaagattttttttttgaacgaccgaTAGAATCAATTCCGAGCACTCTCGGgacacccactggacaaacggagtactccgagagtaacccgagtaaCCAATGTCACCCCAATTATTTTTccattatttttataaattattattCTAGCATTGCCTAATAAGATAAACAATGCATTCCCATGATCAAGTTTTTCTTTCCTTAACCAAACAAAAACAacacttttattgatttattaaTTTTATCTATTTTCTTCCCTTAACTAACGCAAGGTATTGTTAACATTCAAGGGGTGACACATTGGTAAAAGTCTGACTAATTCCATCTAGTAGAGATCTCAAGGTTTCAGTCCTGGTTTTTTTGTCATAACCTCTTTAAGGCCACCTACTCAGTGCAAGTTTCGATTTATCTGATCGTATTGGTTAGCATGGTATTATAGGATCCCATAAGTTTTCCAAAAAAAAGGTTGGAGTATTATTTAAGTAAAAGATTATTCATATTCTTTAACCAAAGTCCAAATACAAAGTTGTACATAAAACAAGTATAGTAGCCTAGCCTCTCCTTTTGACCAAAAAGCAAATTTGGCTGGAATCAAAGGATTATCATCTTAATATCCGATCATCGATGTTATTATTTCTACGTTTCAGATTCTGTAGGGAAAGCCATCACTAAATTCAATGCTGAGCTTTTTAGGTTGACTTCGTTAATACATACATCTATCTATCATCACGGATCAACATACTCTAGTAGAAAAATGTGTACATTGTGTTGAATTTTGGGAAGTGTTCTAACTAAGAACATGATATAATTACCCAACTACAACGTTAAACAAGTCGATTGGCTCGTACGCTGCTTGAGACTGTCTCGCTAAATGCTTGAATCGAGTGAAGCTTAAACAAGCCCTAACTAAAGTTGGAGCTCTTTAAATAAGTGAGCTTGCGCCAAAATTAGAGTTTTTTTAATAAACGAGTTTGAGCCTAGACTTCACATATCAAGTTTAACTTAACACGGAACTcactatttatataaatataatattttattttatatacaatatataattacataataaataatattatatatgtTAATATAAAAAGTAAATAACGATCTGAGTTTGAGCTTGCAAAATTATTAGTTgaccgagctcgagctttagaaaagAGCTCGAAACAAGCTCGGTTTGAGCTCTCTTAAATAAAATGAGCTAAGCTCGCACTCTCTTAAATTAAAAAGGTCAAGTTCGAGCTTAGACAAGCTCATGCACAATTTGACCTATTTACACCCCTAAccattaattattaaaaaaaaaaaaaaaactttcacaTCAAGCCCTCCTAATATCCCACTAATGACTGCTCAATTtctattaatatttaatatttagtatttaatatttaatatttaataggGGTATTTTATTATTAGCATTACTAGTTATTGGACTTATCGGTTTTTACTTACTCCTTTAAATCGATTAGTATAGATAGTTCTCCCTAtttgtttgtttttctttctttattatTTTCTCCAATGAAAAACTCTAGTCGTATTCTTTGTATATCATTGTTAATTTACACATATAtcgttgtatttttttttttttttgttggagTTTAACCCCTAAATTGTCATTAGTAGATTAGTTGAAGCGAAAATACAGTGACTCAGAAGTTGACAATACATGATCCGTGTGCCACGCTATGCATAACAACTATAAATAGTAAAATGTGATGTTGAAAAAGGACAGTGAATAATAATTTGATTTGATGATTAGGTAAATGTCTGTCTGGCTTAAACAACTTATTTGAAATTATCATGTCCTAATttgttgtttattgtttgaaTTAAAGTAGTGGGAACATGAACAGGGGTTTGAGAATGATAGGTGGATTCTACtttttaatatatgtattttaaaAGCAAAAGATGCATTTTAGAAGATCATCTTGTGCCCTACCATCTTTACAGGACTCAACTTTTTTATTCAACAAGACTTGTTACCATCACATTAATCAAATTTCAGTGACTTATCTTTTTATAAAGCAAGGTTTCCCACTTGACCCATTCCTTATTGCTTCttttttctgcaaaatttatCTGAAAGATTCAGGTGACCATCTTAGGTTTACAAATAATCAAAGTTTAAGTGTGTCTGAGTAATAATGAAATCGGGTTTGCAGGTTGAGGAGATGAACCCAAACACAACTGATGGCTGTTGGTCACGACTACTACAAAAAGCTCCAATGAAGATGAATATTTCACATGAAGGAGTGTGCATCTTTATATTGGGTGTTCTTCTGTCGTGCGACCCGGCGGCTTATGTGCGACCTGTGGCCCGCACTTCACACAAACCATATATTATTTGTGTCAAAGACATTAACCCAATACGAATACATTTTCAATTGTGTTACCCATTTATCTAAACAAGTTAAATAGTTGATGATTGTAATCAAGTTTTTAAATCGGTTGGCATATTGCAATAAATGGCTAAATTAACAGGTGgaccttaatatatatatataggtaaagactACTGTACAAATagccttatcgtacattacgtacgctacaatctcagccgtcagatcatcttcccgtatagtaaaatcgcatgttgtttttttataacattttcgcatgtgataatttttgatgaattcgcatgttgtttttttgtaccaatttcgcatgtgataattttgatgaaatagcatgttgttttttttttttataacaatttcgcatgtgataatttttgatgaattcgcatgttgtttttttttaccaatttcgcatgtgataattttgatgaaatagcatgttgtttttttgtaacaatttcgcatgtggtaattttgatgaaatcgcatgttaaaaaaacaacatgcgaaattgttacaaaaaaacaacatgcgaattcaatgcgggaagatgatcggacggctgagattgtagcgtacgtaatgtacgataagggcatttgtacgttaatctaaccctatatatatatatatatatatatatatatatatatatatatatatagagagagagagagagagggggttaGATTCATTTGTGAACAAGCCCATTGATAGTGAACCGTGTGAACTAATCCTAGCATTTGATTATCAAGAGTAGGGTTGCTGcgcaaagtgtgtttttcctacaaagtgtaggaagcgatCTGAGTCATCcgatgggtgtgtttaatggttgagatcaagtcagtggcatttttgtaatatttgtgtGTCATTAATTAATTGTCATTTTACGTGTTTTATAtactatggacgtagtttttaaaagacttattTTGCTATTCAAAAAACAGGCAGCGGCGTAACTTGTTACCCGTTTACCATCTATCTCCATGTAAATACATAACACGATAATATGCAATGTAAATCATATGAGATGTTGTGGTGTTCGAATTATTAAACCGGTTAGACATAATAATGTGATACCTAGAATATTCGTATTTGTGTCATCAAGTTTTGTCACCTTTAAATTCTAACATGCAAATGCAAGTCACATGAGAAATGAGATTAATAGTTGCTACCTCAAAGCATGGTAACTTGTAGTGTACTAAAAATGGTAAACCTTTGTAATCATAATAGAGGGATGATTTTGATTATTGCCAATTATTGTAGAATATGCAAGAAGGAAAAGATATATGTGGTGGACCATGGCAATTTCCTAATCCATAATTTAAGCTCAAGCGTACCTATTGAAAACAACACCCCCTTAAAAGTTGAGACCAATTAGGTTTATGAGAAATGATTTGACAATGATGTGTAGATCTTCATACATATGTATGTAACTGTGTATGTATATGCATTGGTCGTTAACCAACATACTCTTTCCGGATGACTACAATTCGAGATCCAACTcaatttttataataaaaaaaatatataagaaaTCATGGCGGTTAGCGGATCCTCTTGACCGTGTGCATCCGTATATGTATATGCATATGTATATAATT of Helianthus annuus cultivar XRQ/B chromosome 1, HanXRQr2.0-SUNRISE, whole genome shotgun sequence contains these proteins:
- the LOC118490615 gene encoding putative UPF0481 protein At3g02645, whose translation is MAYGDGSKVICIYMFFGSWHKPTIRMSVLVVGDFTESVLRNLIAYEQSGQTRNYVTSYAYAMYMLVNNQEDVAKLVDSGVLVNYMGSNEEAANMINGICKEVAWVDFFYVKQWKTINMYCNGYWPKHITRMRSIYFSSPWNMIALLAGIILFALTVVQTIFTIKSAGYK